In Acidobacteriota bacterium, one genomic interval encodes:
- a CDS encoding VCBS repeat-containing protein: protein MTRSLLFLVTAVTLGVALAAQTQAPPPSADRRERTWQANNLGVAYLEQFDYAKAAAQFDAALAIDAAFTPARVNLAIARLYEPDLPAALAAATAAAADPTAPPHAAFVLGLIARAENREADAVAAFRRVLAADPDDVASLVHVGQVLVQQREYAEAVPLFTRAVALEPYNVSALYNLAIAQTRAGQREASAATMARFQALREHGYGTTYSNTYLEQGRYAEAIVSTGAEADVLPVAAPPLRYATTSTGVASPVLAMAAGDVDGDGFSEVIVVRDAGLEILRTSAGAAPAPIRATPWPVPSTLGVRGIVIADIDNDGRADLLLHGRAGVTVWRQKGGASTDFEDVTASTTIRTTLDVRTVALADVDHDGDLDLVLGGATRDAGAAAPLALWRNNGDGTFADITTSALPDQGAIVAAAIVPTDVDLRRDIDLVVLGGDGRIRLWRNMRDATFSEVGATFGLDALPAARAIAVADFTKDGFPDIAIATAAGDGVMAVGSARNTFSSRPVATMPRGTVALQAGDVDSDGLLDLVAVTTDGISPLRQHAAGAFEPVAQEVLAGASALVLLDADRSGTLDLLSLRDTTLALHTSSGPSRGFRVTTKGQVSNRSGVGAKVEMRAGSLWQKVETTAASPAVTPADLLFGIGARSAVDVVRVLWPSGVVQAEPITPTLTTAGALTVVELDRKPSSCPYLFTWNGDGFEFITDFLGGGEMGYQASPGVYATPDPEEFVRIRGDQLRARDGRFELRVTNELEETLFLDHLSLIAVDHPEGTDVFPLEGLVSAPQPGLRMATVRNPRPAVHIVDAAGRDASSEAARTDRRYVDGLPLLPIRGYAQPHAVTIDLGAATPAQGAVLLLTGWTDYAFSSDNIAAAQAGHALQPPALQVRDGNGEWTTTIAEIGVPVGRPQTIVVDLSDRFPSASREVRITTSMRVYWDHIAVATRVADARVVTTRLPAAAADLRWRGFSAMVSAQEPLTFDYARVTPDAPWKQMPGRYTREGDVRDLLSAVDDRFVISRPGDEVALAFAADGLPPLPAGLTRTFLLHGDGFSREMDINSANPDSAWPLPSRGPVRASTARVDDPDWMVQHNTRVVSRQVPRLAGVPR, encoded by the coding sequence ATGACTCGAAGCCTCCTGTTCCTCGTTACCGCCGTCACGCTCGGCGTCGCGCTCGCTGCGCAGACGCAGGCACCGCCCCCCTCCGCCGATCGTCGCGAACGCACATGGCAGGCCAATAACCTCGGTGTGGCGTACCTCGAGCAGTTCGACTACGCGAAGGCGGCCGCGCAGTTCGACGCGGCCCTGGCCATCGACGCCGCGTTCACGCCCGCGCGCGTCAACCTCGCGATCGCGCGACTCTACGAACCCGATCTGCCGGCGGCGCTTGCCGCTGCCACTGCCGCCGCTGCCGACCCGACGGCGCCGCCGCACGCGGCGTTCGTGCTGGGACTCATCGCGCGCGCGGAGAACCGTGAGGCCGACGCGGTCGCCGCGTTCCGGCGCGTACTCGCCGCCGACCCCGACGATGTGGCGTCGCTCGTGCACGTGGGCCAGGTGCTCGTGCAGCAGCGCGAATATGCCGAGGCGGTACCACTCTTCACGCGCGCCGTGGCGCTCGAGCCGTACAACGTCTCCGCGCTCTACAACCTCGCCATCGCGCAGACACGCGCCGGACAGCGCGAAGCGAGTGCGGCGACGATGGCCCGATTCCAGGCCTTGCGCGAACACGGCTACGGCACGACGTACTCGAACACGTACCTCGAACAGGGGCGCTACGCGGAGGCGATCGTCTCGACGGGCGCGGAGGCCGACGTGCTGCCCGTCGCCGCGCCGCCGCTGCGTTACGCGACGACGTCGACGGGTGTGGCGTCGCCCGTACTCGCGATGGCCGCCGGCGACGTCGACGGGGATGGATTCAGCGAGGTGATCGTCGTGCGCGACGCCGGCCTCGAGATCCTCCGCACGTCGGCCGGCGCGGCACCCGCGCCCATCCGAGCCACGCCCTGGCCGGTGCCATCCACGCTCGGCGTACGCGGCATCGTCATCGCCGACATCGACAACGATGGCAGGGCCGATCTGCTGCTGCACGGTCGTGCCGGGGTGACCGTGTGGCGACAGAAGGGTGGTGCGTCGACCGACTTCGAAGACGTCACGGCATCGACCACCATCAGAACGACGCTCGACGTGCGTACCGTCGCGCTCGCTGACGTCGATCACGATGGTGACCTCGATCTCGTCCTCGGCGGCGCAACGCGTGACGCGGGCGCCGCGGCGCCGCTCGCGCTGTGGCGGAACAACGGTGACGGCACGTTCGCGGACATCACGACGTCGGCTCTGCCCGATCAAGGTGCCATCGTCGCCGCGGCGATCGTCCCCACCGACGTCGACCTGCGCCGAGACATCGATCTCGTCGTGCTGGGAGGGGACGGGCGCATCAGGTTGTGGCGCAACATGCGCGATGCGACGTTCAGCGAGGTCGGCGCGACGTTCGGTCTCGACGCACTGCCCGCCGCGCGCGCCATCGCCGTCGCGGACTTCACCAAGGACGGATTTCCCGACATCGCGATCGCCACGGCCGCCGGCGACGGTGTGATGGCCGTCGGCTCCGCGCGCAACACGTTCTCGTCGCGGCCTGTCGCAACGATGCCGCGCGGGACCGTCGCACTCCAGGCCGGCGACGTCGACAGCGACGGCCTGCTGGATCTCGTCGCCGTCACCACCGACGGTATCAGCCCGCTGCGCCAGCACGCCGCCGGCGCGTTCGAACCTGTCGCGCAGGAAGTGCTGGCAGGCGCGTCAGCTCTCGTCCTGCTGGATGCCGACAGATCCGGCACCCTCGATCTCCTCTCGCTGCGCGACACGACTCTCGCCCTGCACACATCGAGCGGCCCGAGCAGGGGCTTCCGCGTGACGACGAAAGGCCAGGTGAGCAATCGCAGCGGCGTGGGCGCGAAGGTGGAGATGCGCGCGGGCAGCCTGTGGCAGAAGGTCGAAACGACAGCGGCGTCACCTGCCGTGACGCCCGCCGATCTCCTCTTCGGTATCGGCGCGCGATCGGCCGTCGACGTGGTTCGCGTACTGTGGCCGTCGGGTGTGGTGCAGGCCGAGCCCATCACGCCAACCCTCACGACGGCTGGCGCTCTGACGGTCGTCGAACTCGATCGCAAGCCCTCGTCCTGTCCGTACCTGTTCACGTGGAATGGCGACGGGTTCGAGTTCATCACCGACTTCCTCGGCGGCGGCGAGATGGGTTACCAGGCGAGCCCCGGCGTGTACGCAACACCCGATCCCGAGGAGTTCGTGCGCATCAGGGGCGACCAGCTTCGCGCACGCGACGGACGCTTCGAACTGCGCGTGACCAACGAGCTCGAAGAGACGCTGTTTCTCGATCACCTGTCGCTCATCGCCGTGGACCACCCGGAAGGCACCGACGTCTTTCCGCTCGAGGGACTCGTGTCGGCGCCGCAGCCGGGACTTCGCATGGCCACCGTGCGCAATCCCCGCCCAGCCGTGCACATCGTCGACGCCGCGGGACGCGACGCCTCGTCCGAAGCTGCGCGCACGGACCGTCGCTACGTGGACGGCCTGCCGTTGCTGCCGATCCGCGGCTACGCGCAGCCACACGCCGTGACGATCGACCTCGGTGCCGCGACACCCGCGCAGGGCGCCGTGCTGCTCCTCACCGGCTGGACCGACTACGCCTTCTCCAGCGACAACATCGCCGCTGCGCAGGCCGGGCATGCCCTGCAGCCGCCCGCACTCCAGGTTCGCGATGGCAACGGCGAATGGACCACGACGATCGCCGAGATCGGCGTGCCCGTCGGTCGTCCGCAGACGATCGTCGTGGACCTGTCCGATCGGTTCCCGTCGGCGTCGCGCGAGGTCCGCATCACGACGAGCATGCGCGTGTACTGGGATCACATCGCAGTCGCGACGCGCGTGGCGGACGCCCGCGTCGTCACGACGCGCCTGCCCGCGGCTGCGGCCGACCTGCGATGGCGCGGCTTCTCCGCGATGGTGTCGGCGCAGGAACCCCTGACCTTCGACTACGCGCGCGTGACGCCCGACGCGCCGTGGAAGCAGATGCCGGGCCGGTATACGCGCGAAGGCGACGTGCGCGACCTGTTGTCGGCGGTCGACGATCGATTCGTGATCTCGCGGCCGGGCGATGAAGTGGCGCTGGCGTTCGCGGCCGATGGACTGCCGCCACTGCCCGCGGGATTGACGCGCACGTTCCTGCTGCACGGCGACGGATTCAGCCGTGAGATGGACATCAATTCGGCCAATCCCGACTCGGCGTGGCCGCTGCCCTCGCGTGGTCCCGTGCGTGCGTCGACGGCCCGCGTCGATGACCCCGACTGGATGGTGCAGCACAACACGCGCGTCGTCTCGCGCCAGGTGCCGCGCCTCGCCGGAGTGCCGCGATGA
- a CDS encoding nitrilase: MTARLRYAVAACQTDLPNPRTRDEMRASTDRIVALIDAAVAGSQPFLPVRLVVFPEFAHAAPVYPRVETLAEKLAVSIPNEHTDRLAERARRHDIYIQSGSMLEVDARWPGVVFNTTCLIGPGGILTRYRKVNPWIPFEVHASPHDIPDYDEPLFPVADTPIGRLGCAICYDWLFPEAIRQLAANGAEVLIRVSAYMDPWGATEPMNWWTLVNRTRAIENMAYVVAANQGASLAHYPPYSWPGGSQVVDFDGRLLADASPGPGERIVVAPIDIDALRHERATRIGHHMLAHLRSSAYPVYRQDGFPPAGIASPITYALNEARTRGRRGTV; encoded by the coding sequence ATGACCGCGCGCCTGCGCTATGCGGTGGCCGCGTGTCAGACGGACCTCCCCAACCCGCGGACGCGCGACGAGATGCGCGCCAGCACGGATCGCATCGTCGCGCTCATCGACGCGGCCGTCGCCGGCAGCCAGCCCTTCCTTCCCGTGCGGCTCGTCGTGTTCCCTGAATTCGCGCACGCGGCGCCGGTCTATCCGCGCGTGGAGACGCTCGCCGAGAAGCTCGCCGTCTCGATCCCGAACGAGCACACGGATCGACTCGCCGAGCGGGCGCGCCGCCACGACATCTACATCCAGAGCGGCTCGATGCTGGAGGTCGACGCGCGCTGGCCCGGCGTGGTGTTCAACACGACGTGCCTCATCGGTCCGGGCGGTATCCTGACGCGCTATCGCAAGGTGAATCCGTGGATCCCCTTCGAGGTCCACGCGAGTCCGCACGACATCCCGGACTACGACGAGCCGCTCTTCCCCGTGGCAGACACGCCCATCGGCCGCCTCGGCTGCGCGATCTGCTACGACTGGCTGTTTCCCGAAGCCATCCGCCAACTGGCCGCCAACGGCGCCGAGGTGCTGATCCGCGTCTCCGCATACATGGATCCATGGGGTGCGACCGAGCCGATGAACTGGTGGACGCTCGTCAACCGCACGCGCGCGATCGAGAACATGGCGTACGTGGTAGCGGCCAATCAGGGCGCGAGCCTCGCGCACTATCCGCCGTATTCCTGGCCCGGCGGGAGCCAGGTGGTCGACTTCGACGGGCGCCTGCTTGCGGATGCCTCTCCGGGACCCGGTGAACGGATCGTGGTGGCGCCAATCGACATCGACGCACTGCGCCACGAGCGGGCCACGCGCATCGGACATCACATGCTGGCGCACCTGCGTTCGTCGGCCTATCCCGTGTACCGGCAGGACGGCTTCCCGCCCGCCGGCATCGCGTCACCGATCACCTACGCGTTGAACGAAGCCCGCACCCGCGGCAGGCGCGGGACGGTGTAG
- a CDS encoding gluconolaconase, with the protein MAVVPGGRLIVKGQGFDVRPGHVPGVTLGSVPVRVVRASSRVLVVDVPGEVPGGRQPVAIEGLEGSTPYVTVGSVLATGVHQVDSPVYDGDGRLYTTLSGQRGQQTPVSVFRVSADGAREPFAAGLGNATSLAFGPDGELYVSNRFEGSVTRVSPEGTPTKFADGLGAAFGLAFTSTGHLLVGDRSGTIHRLDRDGHPAVLASIPPSVAAFHLAVAPDDVLIVSAPTLSSSDALYRVSPDGTVERWLDGFGRPQGVAFDRHGVLHVVDALAGDSLVYRVDADGTRTAVLSGAGLIGVAFDHLDGAMTVCTDDTIYRVAG; encoded by the coding sequence ATGGCCGTCGTGCCTGGCGGCCGTCTCATCGTCAAGGGACAGGGATTCGACGTGCGGCCCGGCCACGTGCCCGGCGTGACGCTCGGGAGCGTACCGGTGCGCGTCGTGCGGGCCTCGTCTCGCGTGCTCGTGGTCGACGTGCCGGGAGAGGTGCCCGGTGGACGCCAACCGGTCGCGATCGAGGGCCTCGAAGGATCGACGCCCTACGTCACCGTCGGGTCGGTGCTCGCCACCGGCGTCCACCAGGTGGACAGCCCCGTGTACGACGGCGACGGACGTCTCTACACCACGCTGAGCGGTCAGCGTGGGCAGCAGACACCCGTGTCCGTGTTCCGCGTGAGTGCGGATGGCGCGCGCGAACCCTTCGCGGCGGGACTCGGCAACGCGACGTCGCTGGCGTTCGGACCCGATGGCGAACTCTACGTGTCGAACCGCTTCGAAGGCAGCGTCACACGCGTGTCGCCGGAAGGAACGCCGACGAAGTTCGCCGACGGTCTTGGCGCCGCGTTCGGCCTGGCGTTCACGAGTACCGGCCACCTGCTGGTGGGCGATCGGTCTGGCACCATCCATCGGCTCGATCGCGACGGCCATCCCGCGGTGCTCGCGTCGATCCCGCCGAGCGTTGCCGCGTTCCATCTCGCGGTGGCGCCCGATGACGTGCTCATCGTGTCTGCGCCGACGCTCAGTTCGTCGGATGCCTTGTATCGCGTGAGTCCCGACGGCACGGTCGAGCGCTGGCTCGATGGCTTCGGCAGGCCACAGGGCGTCGCGTTCGATCGGCACGGAGTCCTGCACGTCGTCGATGCGCTGGCCGGCGACAGCCTCGTCTATCGCGTCGACGCCGATGGCACGCGCACCGCGGTGCTGAGCGGCGCCGGCCTGATCGGCGTCGCGTTCGATCACCTCGACGGCGCGATGACCGTCTGCACCGACGACACGATCTACCGCGTGGCTGGATAG
- a CDS encoding C40 family peptidase, with the protein MDLRRLALVLLLATSAGACASSGAPRALVMPPGSAARGATIAAEARTYTGVAYRAGGGDPTGFDCSGFVQYLYRQAGIALPRTAESQFDAGRSLRSRDLEAGDLVFFRTEGRRISHVGIATGHGTFIHAPNARSRVRVDRLDAAYWSDRYAGARRIVRP; encoded by the coding sequence GTGGACCTCCGACGCCTCGCCCTCGTACTGCTGCTTGCGACGAGCGCCGGTGCGTGTGCCTCATCAGGTGCGCCGCGCGCCCTCGTCATGCCGCCTGGCAGCGCGGCGCGCGGGGCGACCATTGCCGCCGAGGCACGGACCTACACCGGAGTCGCGTACCGTGCCGGCGGGGGCGACCCGACGGGATTCGACTGCAGCGGTTTCGTGCAATACCTCTACCGGCAGGCAGGGATCGCCCTGCCGAGGACGGCCGAGTCGCAGTTCGACGCGGGGCGCTCGCTGCGGTCGCGCGACCTGGAGGCGGGCGACCTCGTCTTCTTCCGCACGGAAGGCCGTCGCATCTCGCACGTGGGTATCGCCACCGGGCACGGCACCTTCATCCACGCGCCCAACGCGCGCAGCCGTGTCCGCGTCGATCGCCTCGACGCCGCGTACTGGTCCGATCGCTACGCCGGTGCCCGCCGCATCGTCAGGCCCTGA
- a CDS encoding HNH endonuclease — protein sequence MEQTLLLNATWEPLKVVNWQKALTLWCQGKVEVVASYDREVHSVSLSFRLPSVIRLLRRIRIRRAIDDVPFSRANIYARDHCTCQYCGVRHSAADLTFDHVVPVAQGGRKNWDNIVAACVTCNRRKGGRTPEQAGMTLIRTPKRPSKAPAVRLTIGLRHTPDSWRDYLYWNVALDET from the coding sequence ATGGAGCAGACACTGCTTCTCAACGCGACGTGGGAACCTCTCAAGGTCGTCAACTGGCAGAAGGCACTCACGCTGTGGTGCCAGGGCAAGGTCGAGGTCGTGGCCAGTTACGACCGGGAAGTTCACTCCGTCTCGCTGAGTTTTCGCCTTCCGTCGGTCATCCGCCTGTTGAGGCGGATACGCATCAGGCGGGCCATCGATGATGTGCCCTTCTCGCGCGCGAACATCTACGCCCGCGATCATTGCACCTGCCAGTATTGCGGCGTGCGCCATTCGGCCGCCGACCTCACCTTCGATCACGTCGTGCCAGTTGCCCAGGGCGGTCGCAAGAACTGGGACAACATCGTCGCCGCGTGCGTGACGTGCAACCGGAGGAAGGGCGGACGCACGCCCGAGCAGGCCGGCATGACGCTCATCCGCACCCCGAAGCGGCCGTCGAAGGCGCCCGCAGTGCGCCTGACGATCGGCCTCCGCCACACGCCGGACAGCTGGCGCGACTACCTGTACTGGAACGTCGCCCTTGACGAAACGTAG